A stretch of the Muntiacus reevesi chromosome 8, mMunRee1.1, whole genome shotgun sequence genome encodes the following:
- the CAMK2N2 gene encoding calcium/calmodulin-dependent protein kinase II inhibitor 2 — MSEILPYSEDKMGRFGADPEGSDLSFSCRLQDTNSFFAGNQAKRPPKLGQIGRAKRVVIEDDRIDDVLKGMGEKPPSGV, encoded by the exons ATGTCCGAGATCCTGCCCTACAGCGAGGACAAGATGGGCCGCTTCGGCGCCGACCCCGAGGGCTCTGACCTCTCCTTCAGCTGCCGCCTGCAGGACACCAACTCCTTCTTCGCGGGCAACCAAGCCAAGCGACCCCCCAAGCTGGGCCAGATCGGCCGAGCCAAGAGAG TGGTGATCGAGGATGACCGGATAGACGACGTGCTGAAGGGGATGGGGGAGAAGCCGCCGTCCGGAGTGTAG
- the ECE2 gene encoding endothelin-converting enzyme 2 isoform X4, with amino-acid sequence MACLGPSVPVPELPEKNCGYREVQYWDQRYQGAADSAPYEWFGDFSSFRDLLEPELRPEDRILVLGCGNSALSYELFLGGFPDVTSVDYSSVVVAAMRARYAHVPMLRWETMDVRALGFPSGSFDVVLEKGTLDALLTGEQDPWTVSSEGVHTVDQVLNEVSRVLVPTGRFISLTSAAPHFRTRHYAQAHYGWSLRHATYGNGFHFHFYLMQKGKELTVAQLALGAQILSPPRPPTPPRFLQDSDHEDFLTAIQL; translated from the exons ATGGCTTGTCTGGGGCCTTCTGTACCGGTGCCGGAGTTACCAGAGAAGAACTGCGGGTACCGCGAGGTCCAGTACTGGGACCAGCGATACCAGGGCGCTGCCGACTCTGCCCCCTACGAGTGGTTCGGAGACTTCTCTTCCTTCCGTGACCTCCTAGAGCCGGAGTTGCGGCCGGAGGACCGTATCCTCGTGCTAG GCTGTGGAAACAGTGCCCTGAGCTATGAGCTGttccttgggggcttccctgatgtgaCCAGTGTGGACTACTCATCAGTAGTGGTGGCTGCCATGAGGGCCCGGTATGCCCACGTGCCCATGCTGCGATGGGAGACCATGGACGTGCGggcactgggcttccccagtggctccttCGACGTGGTGCTTGAGAAGGGCACACTCGATGCGCTGTTGACCGGTGAACAGGATCCCTGGACCGTGTCCTCTGAAGGTGTCCATACTGTGGACCAGGTGCTAAATGAG GTGAGCCGAGTGCTGGTCCCTACGGGCCGGTTCATCTCATTGACCTCTGCTGCCCCCCATTTTCGGACAAGGCACTATGCTCAAGCTCATTATGGCTGGTCCTTGAGGCATGCAACCTATGGCAATGGTTTCCACTTTCATTTCTACCTCATGCAGAAGGGCAAAGAGCTCACTGTGGCCCAGCTGGCCCTTGGGGCACAGATCCTGTCACCCCCTagacctcccaccccaccccgcttCCTCCAGGACTCAGATCATGAGGACTTCCTCACTGCCATTCAGCTGTGA
- the ALG3 gene encoding dol-P-Man:Man(5)GlcNAc(2)-PP-Dol alpha-1,3-mannosyltransferase isoform X2, with protein MAAGLRKRGRAGPATRAAGLCGQWLRRAWQERRLLLLEPRYTLLVAACLCLAEVGITFWVIHRVAYTEIDWKAYMAEVEGVINGTYDYTQLQGDTGPLVYPAGFVYIFMGLYYATDRGTDIRMAQHIFAVLYLSTLLLVFLIYHQTCKVPPFVFFFMCCASYRVHSIFVLRLFNDPVAMVLLFLSVNLLLAQRWSWGCCCFSLAVSVKMNVLLFAPGLLFLLLTKFGLRGALPKLGICAILQVVLGLPFLLENPVGYLSRAFDLGRQFLFRWTVNWRFLPEALFLHRAFHLALLTAHLSVLLLFALCRWHRTGEGILSLLKDPSKRKVPPQPLTPNQIVSTLFTSNFIGICFSRSLHYQFYVWYFHTLPYLLWATPARWLTHLLRLLVLGLIELSWNTYPSTSCSSAALHACHAVILLQLWLGPQPFPKTIPHSKKAH; from the exons ATGGCGGCAGGCCTGCGGAAACGCGGCCGGGCTGGTCCCGCAACCCGGGCAGCAGGACTGTGCGGGCAGTGGCTGCGGCGCGCCTGGCAAGAGCGGCGCCTACTGCTGCTGGAACCGCGCTACACGCTGCTGGTGGCCGCCTGCCTCTGCCTGGCGGAGGTGGGCATCACCTTCTGGGTCATTCACAGGGTGGCAT ATACAGAAATTGATTGGAAGGCCTACATGGCTGAGGTAGAGGGAGTCATCAATGGCACCTATGACTACACTCAACTGCAAGGTGACACTGGACCTCTTGT GTACCCAGCTGGCTTCGTGTACATCTTTATGGGGCTTTACTATGCCACTGACCGAGGCACTGACATCCGCATGGCCCAGCACATCTTTGCTGTGCTCTACCTGTCCACTTTGCTGCTTGTCTTCTTGATTTACCACCAGACCTGCAAG GTACCTCCCTTCGTCTTTTTCTTCATGTGCTGTGCCTCTTATCGTGTCCACTCCATCTTTGTGCTGCGGctcttcaatgatccagtggcCATGGTGCTGCTCTTCCTCAGTGTCAACCTCCTACTGGCCCAGCGCTGGAGCTGGGGCTGCTGCTGTTTCAG CCTGGCAGTCTCTGTGAAGATGAATGTACTGCTCTTCGCCCCTGGATTACTATTCCTTCTCCTCACGAAATTTGGCCTCCGTGGGGCCCTCCCCAAGCTGGGCATCTGTGCTATCCTTCAG gtggtgctagggCTGCCCTTCCTGCTGGAGAACCCCGTTGGCTACCTATCCCGCGCCTTTGACCTTGGCCGCCAGTTTCTCTTCCGCTGGACAGTGAACTGGCGCTTTCTCCCCGAGGCCCTCTTCCTGCATCGTGCCTTCCACCTGGCACTCTTGACTGCCCACCTCAGCGTGCTCTTGCTCTTTGCCCTCTGCAGGTGGCACAG GACAGGGGAAGGTATCCTGTCGCTGCTGAAGGATCCCTCCAAAAGGAAGGTTCCACCCCAGCCCCTCACACCCAAC CAGATTGTTTCTACCCTCTTCACTTCCAACTTCATCGGCATCTGCTTCAGCCGCTCCCTTCACTACCAGTTCTACGTTTGGTATTTCCACACACTGCCCTACCTCCTGTGGGCCACGCCTGCGCGCTGGCTCACTCACCTGCTCAG gCTGCTGGTGCTGGGGCTCATCGAGCTCTCCTGGAACACATACCCGTCCACGTCTTGCAGCTCTGCTGCCCTGCATGCATGCCATGCAGTCATCCTGCTGCAGCTCTGGCTGGGCCCCCAACCCTTCCCCAAGACCATCCCACACAGCAAGAAAGCCCACTGA
- the ALG3 gene encoding dol-P-Man:Man(5)GlcNAc(2)-PP-Dol alpha-1,3-mannosyltransferase isoform X1 — MAAGLRKRGRAGPATRAAGLCGQWLRRAWQERRLLLLEPRYTLLVAACLCLAEVGITFWVIHRVAYTEIDWKAYMAEVEGVINGTYDYTQLQGDTGPLVYPAGFVYIFMGLYYATDRGTDIRMAQHIFAVLYLSTLLLVFLIYHQTCKVPPFVFFFMCCASYRVHSIFVLRLFNDPVAMVLLFLSVNLLLAQRWSWGCCCFSLAVSVKMNVLLFAPGLLFLLLTKFGLRGALPKLGICAILQVVLGLPFLLENPVGYLSRAFDLGRQFLFRWTVNWRFLPEALFLHRAFHLALLTAHLSVLLLFALCRWHRTGEGILSLLKDPSKRKVPPQPLTPNHCFYPLHFQLHRHLLQPLPSLPVLRLVFPHTALPPVGHACALAHSPAQAAGAGAHRALLEHIPVHVLQLCCPACMPCSHPAAALAGPPTLPQDHPTQQESPLRSTCSLPVHSWDPGWGWTLPFPINQVSFYAASVEVPGPSCEGQARGR; from the exons ATGGCGGCAGGCCTGCGGAAACGCGGCCGGGCTGGTCCCGCAACCCGGGCAGCAGGACTGTGCGGGCAGTGGCTGCGGCGCGCCTGGCAAGAGCGGCGCCTACTGCTGCTGGAACCGCGCTACACGCTGCTGGTGGCCGCCTGCCTCTGCCTGGCGGAGGTGGGCATCACCTTCTGGGTCATTCACAGGGTGGCAT ATACAGAAATTGATTGGAAGGCCTACATGGCTGAGGTAGAGGGAGTCATCAATGGCACCTATGACTACACTCAACTGCAAGGTGACACTGGACCTCTTGT GTACCCAGCTGGCTTCGTGTACATCTTTATGGGGCTTTACTATGCCACTGACCGAGGCACTGACATCCGCATGGCCCAGCACATCTTTGCTGTGCTCTACCTGTCCACTTTGCTGCTTGTCTTCTTGATTTACCACCAGACCTGCAAG GTACCTCCCTTCGTCTTTTTCTTCATGTGCTGTGCCTCTTATCGTGTCCACTCCATCTTTGTGCTGCGGctcttcaatgatccagtggcCATGGTGCTGCTCTTCCTCAGTGTCAACCTCCTACTGGCCCAGCGCTGGAGCTGGGGCTGCTGCTGTTTCAG CCTGGCAGTCTCTGTGAAGATGAATGTACTGCTCTTCGCCCCTGGATTACTATTCCTTCTCCTCACGAAATTTGGCCTCCGTGGGGCCCTCCCCAAGCTGGGCATCTGTGCTATCCTTCAG gtggtgctagggCTGCCCTTCCTGCTGGAGAACCCCGTTGGCTACCTATCCCGCGCCTTTGACCTTGGCCGCCAGTTTCTCTTCCGCTGGACAGTGAACTGGCGCTTTCTCCCCGAGGCCCTCTTCCTGCATCGTGCCTTCCACCTGGCACTCTTGACTGCCCACCTCAGCGTGCTCTTGCTCTTTGCCCTCTGCAGGTGGCACAG GACAGGGGAAGGTATCCTGTCGCTGCTGAAGGATCCCTCCAAAAGGAAGGTTCCACCCCAGCCCCTCACACCCAACC ATTGTTTCTACCCTCTTCACTTCCAACTTCATCGGCATCTGCTTCAGCCGCTCCCTTCACTACCAGTTCTACGTTTGGTATTTCCACACACTGCCCTACCTCCTGTGGGCCACGCCTGCGCGCTGGCTCACTCACCTGCTCAG gCTGCTGGTGCTGGGGCTCATCGAGCTCTCCTGGAACACATACCCGTCCACGTCTTGCAGCTCTGCTGCCCTGCATGCATGCCATGCAGTCATCCTGCTGCAGCTCTGGCTGGGCCCCCAACCCTTCCCCAAGACCATCCCACACAGCAAGAAAGCCCACTGAGATCCACCTGTTCTCTGCCAGTCCATTCTTGGGACCCTGGATGGGGATGGACTCTGCCCTTCCCAATAAACCAAGTCTCCTTCTATGCAGCCTCCGTGGAGGTGCCTGGACCGAGCTGTGAGGGACAGGCACGCGGCAGATAA